The sequence GCGCACCGGCGTCGGCGTCCCCGACCTGTGGGTGCCGGACTCGTCGCTGTGGGTGCCGGGGGCGGGCGAGGCCGCGACCGTCGCACTGGAGTCGGTCGCGACGACGCCGGTGGTCCTGGTCGCCGGCCGTGGGGACCCGCCGGGCACCTGGCAGCGTGCCGTGAAGTCGCCGCGCTTCACCGCCGCCGATCCTCTGGCGTCCACCGCCTCCGTCGTGGCGTTGTACGCCGGCGCCGCCGACTCCGAGGAGGCGCTCGCGACGCTCGCCCAGGGTGCCGCGAGCCCCGAGGGCGATGAGGACCCCGTCGCGGCGGTCGCCGGGTCGCGTTCGCTCACCGCGGTGAGCGAGCAGCAGTGGCTCGCCGCGGCGCCCGACCTGACCGCAGCGGTCCCGCGGCGCGGCACCGTATTGCTGGACCACCCGCTGGTCGTGACCGCCGGTGAGGAGCGGCGCGACGAGGCGACCGATGCCGCGGACGCCCTCACGGAGGTGCTGACCGCGGACGCCGCCACCCGGACGCTGTCGGGGATGGGCTTCCGGGGTGCCGACGGTGCTCCCACCGACGCCGGCGTGGGTGAGGTCGCGACCATCCCCATGGACGGCGACGCCGCCGGGGACCTGCTGCAGCGGTGGTCCACCCTGGCCATCCCCACCCGCACCCTCGCGGTCTTCGACGTCTCCGGCTCGATGGACTTCGCCGCCGGTGACACCACGCGCATCGAGCTGACCGCCGAGGCCGCACGGCGCGGCCTCGCGCTCTTCCCCCGCACTGCCGAGGTGGGCCTGTGGGCGTTCTCCCAGGCCGACGACGGGGAGCTGGACGGCGACCGCCGCGAGCTGCTGCCGACGCGGTCCCTGGACGCCCGCACCGACGGGGGCACCCACCGGGAGGCGCTGGGTGCGGCGATCGAGGAGCTCCCCGGTCTCGTCGGGGGAGGCACCTCGCTCTACGACACCGCCGTGGCGGCGTACGAGGAGGCCGTGGCGGGCTACCAGTCCGACGTGGTCAACAGCGTGCTGCTCTTCACCGACGGCGCCAACGACGACGCCGACTCGCTGACCCGCGAGGAGGCGCTCACGGCGCTGCGCGACGCGGTGGACCCGGACCGACCGGTCCGCATCATCGGGATCGGCATCTCCGAGGACGCCGACGAGGCGGCGCTGCGCGACATCGCGGCGGCGACCGGCGGCCAGTCCTACGTCGCGCGCAGCCCCGCCGACATCGCCTCGGTGTTCCAGCGCGCGATCTCCGCGCGCGAATGAGGCCCGGGTCCGGCTGATTGCCGGGGACGGTCCACGGCTCCGTAGAATCCGGAGCGCCATGACCGATCCCGTAGCGCGCCCCG comes from Nocardioides panacisoli and encodes:
- a CDS encoding VWA domain-containing protein; translated protein: MSLVTEGASGHGHRASHRAQRSLPWRWVAVGAALLVALLVVAALTVIGEDAPVPVGATECDREVDLAADPGIAEALTAVLDDAGCDGVTVTAAPTQRVLARLRTGVGVPDLWVPDSSLWVPGAGEAATVALESVATTPVVLVAGRGDPPGTWQRAVKSPRFTAADPLASTASVVALYAGAADSEEALATLAQGAASPEGDEDPVAAVAGSRSLTAVSEQQWLAAAPDLTAAVPRRGTVLLDHPLVVTAGEERRDEATDAADALTEVLTADAATRTLSGMGFRGADGAPTDAGVGEVATIPMDGDAAGDLLQRWSTLAIPTRTLAVFDVSGSMDFAAGDTTRIELTAEAARRGLALFPRTAEVGLWAFSQADDGELDGDRRELLPTRSLDARTDGGTHREALGAAIEELPGLVGGGTSLYDTAVAAYEEAVAGYQSDVVNSVLLFTDGANDDADSLTREEALTALRDAVDPDRPVRIIGIGISEDADEAALRDIAAATGGQSYVARSPADIASVFQRAISARE